From Streptomyces sp. TLI_105, the proteins below share one genomic window:
- a CDS encoding GntR family transcriptional regulator — MRVGRTVGTPAGAGRAVPRYVQIADEIVQQIRSGVLKAGDMVPSESELVERYGVAGGTIRKAMVEVRASGLVETRHGKGSIVKDRPPVRLRSSDRFRASHRRGGKAAYLAESEQSGATAKVSVLYIGPMEAPADIAERLGVNEGTQVLARRRLYFRNGTPVETASSYLPWDVVKDIPELFAENPGPGGIYARLEDHGHTFAEFIETLQARPASKAEASELALSPGASVVHLLRDAVTKEGRIVEVCDTLMAADQFVFQYRIPATD; from the coding sequence ATGAGAGTGGGTAGGACTGTGGGAACTCCAGCAGGAGCTGGCAGGGCCGTACCTCGGTACGTGCAGATCGCGGACGAGATCGTCCAGCAGATCCGGTCCGGCGTACTGAAGGCCGGCGACATGGTGCCCAGTGAGTCCGAGCTCGTCGAGCGGTACGGGGTCGCCGGCGGGACCATCCGTAAGGCCATGGTGGAGGTACGGGCCAGTGGGCTCGTCGAGACCCGGCACGGGAAGGGGTCGATCGTGAAGGACCGACCTCCCGTACGGCTTCGGTCTTCGGATCGATTCCGCGCTTCTCACCGGCGGGGCGGTAAGGCCGCCTACCTCGCCGAGTCCGAGCAGTCCGGCGCCACGGCCAAGGTGAGCGTTCTCTACATCGGGCCCATGGAAGCGCCGGCCGACATCGCCGAGCGGCTCGGCGTCAACGAGGGTACGCAGGTGCTCGCGCGGCGGCGTCTGTACTTCCGGAACGGGACTCCCGTCGAGACCGCCTCGTCCTACCTGCCCTGGGACGTCGTGAAGGACATTCCCGAGTTGTTCGCCGAGAACCCCGGCCCCGGCGGCATCTACGCCCGGCTCGAAGACCACGGCCACACCTTCGCCGAGTTCATCGAGACCCTTCAGGCTCGGCCGGCCTCAAAGGCGGAAGCGTCGGAGCTGGCCCTGAGCCCTGGCGCCTCCGTGGTGCACCTGCTGCGGGATGCCGTGACGAAGGAGGGGCGGATCGTGGAGGTCTGCGACACCCTCATGGCCGCTGACCAGTTCGTCTTCCAGTACCGGATCCCCGCGACCGACTGA
- a CDS encoding flavoprotein, whose protein sequence is MSTLYLFASAAEPVFDIARVIEDAQADGWDVCLGLTPTAARWLAGSLDGLAVLTGHPVRWDYGLPGEPDVWPEASAVLVAPATFNTVNQWALGIVDKFVVGVVAEGVGKGIPMVAMPCVSAAYAQHPQFERSLETLRGAGVSVLYGEDGFLPDPSAGFPWRSALDAVRERVAVG, encoded by the coding sequence ATGAGCACTCTGTACTTGTTTGCCAGCGCCGCCGAGCCCGTTTTCGACATCGCCCGCGTCATCGAGGACGCGCAGGCCGACGGCTGGGACGTCTGCCTCGGGCTCACCCCCACGGCGGCGCGCTGGCTCGCCGGGTCGCTCGACGGGCTCGCCGTGCTCACCGGGCATCCCGTGCGGTGGGACTACGGGCTTCCCGGCGAGCCGGACGTGTGGCCGGAGGCCTCGGCGGTCCTCGTCGCGCCGGCCACCTTCAACACCGTGAACCAGTGGGCGCTCGGGATCGTGGACAAGTTCGTCGTCGGCGTGGTCGCGGAAGGTGTCGGCAAGGGGATTCCGATGGTGGCCATGCCGTGCGTGAGCGCGGCCTATGCCCAGCACCCGCAGTTCGAGCGGTCCCTGGAGACCCTTCGTGGCGCCGGGGTCTCGGTGCTGTACGGCGAGGACGGGTTCCTGCCGGACCCGTCGGCGGGCTTCCCGTGGCGGTCGGCCCTCGATGCCGTCCGTGAGCGGGTGGCCGTCGGTTGA
- a CDS encoding GntR family transcriptional regulator, protein MTTTVPTLRDTIAKDLRTQITTGHLKPGTRLPSEPKLAAHYKVSTPTIRQALALLQAEGLIEKTHGKGNFVRPTLRRITYTSGARIPFTPDLQTTIRTATLRARGHIRTLLKVPPNTPLTEFHCTTYEGETPRSVARIYVPRDLAPAAHLGSCTWPGGRNADWVKAQETVTARLPTPEEATTLRISPTRTVLTITSVAINSTGRVIEAVLLALPSDAADAVFTTHPTPKEREMDR, encoded by the coding sequence GTGACCACGACCGTGCCCACCCTCCGCGACACCATCGCCAAAGACCTCCGCACCCAGATCACCACCGGCCACCTCAAGCCCGGCACCCGCCTCCCCTCGGAACCCAAGCTCGCGGCTCACTACAAGGTCAGCACCCCGACCATCCGCCAGGCCCTCGCCCTCCTCCAGGCCGAAGGACTCATCGAGAAGACCCACGGCAAGGGCAACTTCGTCCGCCCCACCCTCCGCCGCATCACCTACACCAGCGGCGCCCGCATACCGTTCACCCCCGACCTCCAGACCACCATCCGTACGGCCACCCTCCGTGCCCGCGGCCACATCAGAACCCTCCTGAAGGTCCCGCCGAACACCCCTCTGACCGAGTTCCACTGCACCACCTATGAGGGCGAGACCCCGCGAAGCGTGGCCCGCATCTACGTCCCCCGCGATCTCGCGCCGGCCGCACACCTTGGCTCGTGCACGTGGCCCGGTGGCCGGAACGCGGACTGGGTGAAGGCCCAAGAGACGGTCACCGCCCGCCTCCCCACCCCGGAAGAGGCAACGACCCTCCGCATCAGCCCCACGCGGACGGTCCTCACCATCACGAGTGTCGCCATCAACTCCACGGGCCGCGTGATCGAGGCCGTGCTCCTGGCGCTCCCTAGCGATGCCGCAGACGCGGTCTTCACCACCCACCCGACACCCAAGGAAAGGGAGATGGACAGGTGA
- a CDS encoding DUF6578 domain-containing protein: MAVTVWVDGWQMQCCGEGFAAGGVVSWDLVRVDPEDYADVVGERWAPAIDFREEHHGQEPDRVAVSLEVLTIVEVHCRYETSPGMTAFPVPGTAVLVPVEAADGWAEVRPGVRFAGYLVTARLA; this comes from the coding sequence GTGGCGGTGACCGTTTGGGTCGATGGCTGGCAGATGCAGTGCTGTGGGGAGGGCTTCGCGGCAGGTGGTGTCGTCTCGTGGGATCTGGTGCGGGTCGATCCGGAGGATTACGCCGATGTCGTCGGGGAGCGGTGGGCCCCCGCGATCGACTTTCGTGAGGAGCATCACGGGCAGGAGCCGGACCGCGTGGCCGTCTCGCTGGAGGTGCTGACGATCGTCGAGGTCCACTGCCGGTACGAGACGTCCCCGGGCATGACCGCCTTCCCCGTGCCGGGTACGGCCGTGCTGGTTCCGGTCGAGGCGGCGGACGGGTGGGCCGAGGTCCGGCCGGGCGTTCGTTTCGCGGGGTATCTGGTGACCGCCCGCCTGGCATAG
- a CDS encoding class I SAM-dependent DNA methyltransferase: MSTLFNLPDETTARPAGERRAKVADLNAIIKRARDIMRKDSGLNGDIERIPQFSWLLFLKALDAQEEDREDFGEGTFEPLIEEPYRWRDWAGCPEKQRRTGDTLTEFVNADLLPYLARRSGSSELDVIGTIFKEVQNRMRSGYLLRSVVDTIAGIDFHAQSEVYTMAHVYESMLQELRDAAGDSGEFYTPRAVVRFMVRMTDPKPHEMVLDPACGTGGFLVETFEYLRKQYADGMSAEEANAIDVNLQGIEKKSLPFLLATMNLLLHGVNRPNLTLDNTLHHPIASHRHHRVDVVLTNPPFGGEEESRVLKNFPTEKRTNDTAWLFLQVIMERLKEGGRCAVVVPNNILFEGGVGEKVRRQLLDNFDLHTVLRLPNGVFAPYTLIPSNVLFFDRTGPTKATWFYELPLPDGRRNFTKTKPMTDAHLGDIEAWWGGSERTSRVENRYAWRVPRKALNELLDLDVRNPYQDDAQVHREPADIIRELIQTEEGILALLRKVQEDLRGSDQ; this comes from the coding sequence GTGAGCACTCTGTTCAATCTGCCTGATGAGACCACCGCACGACCAGCAGGTGAGCGGCGTGCCAAGGTCGCTGACCTCAACGCCATCATCAAGCGGGCGCGTGACATCATGCGGAAGGACTCGGGTCTCAACGGCGACATCGAGCGCATTCCCCAGTTCTCTTGGCTGCTCTTCCTCAAGGCACTGGATGCGCAGGAGGAGGACCGGGAAGACTTCGGCGAGGGAACCTTCGAGCCGCTGATTGAGGAGCCCTACCGCTGGCGTGACTGGGCCGGCTGCCCCGAGAAGCAGCGCCGGACAGGCGACACGCTCACGGAGTTCGTAAACGCCGACCTCTTGCCGTATCTAGCCCGGCGATCCGGCTCGTCTGAGCTTGACGTCATCGGGACGATCTTCAAGGAAGTCCAGAACCGGATGCGATCCGGCTACCTACTTCGCTCGGTCGTAGACACCATCGCGGGCATTGATTTCCATGCTCAGAGCGAGGTCTACACCATGGCTCATGTCTATGAGTCTATGCTCCAAGAGCTGCGGGACGCTGCTGGCGATTCAGGCGAATTTTATACACCGCGGGCCGTGGTGCGTTTCATGGTTCGCATGACTGACCCTAAGCCGCACGAGATGGTTCTTGACCCGGCCTGCGGCACAGGCGGTTTTCTCGTAGAAACCTTTGAATATCTCCGTAAGCAGTATGCCGACGGCATGAGTGCGGAGGAGGCCAATGCCATCGACGTCAACCTGCAGGGGATTGAGAAGAAGTCTCTTCCGTTTCTGTTGGCGACGATGAACCTGCTCCTGCACGGCGTCAATCGCCCGAATCTGACCCTAGACAACACCCTGCACCATCCGATCGCCTCTCACCGGCATCACCGAGTTGACGTGGTTCTCACCAACCCGCCGTTTGGCGGCGAGGAGGAATCACGCGTACTGAAGAACTTTCCGACGGAAAAACGCACCAATGACACGGCATGGCTCTTCCTGCAAGTCATTATGGAGCGCCTGAAGGAGGGTGGGCGTTGCGCAGTGGTGGTTCCAAATAACATTCTGTTCGAAGGCGGAGTCGGAGAGAAGGTGCGTCGGCAGCTGCTGGACAACTTCGACCTCCATACTGTTCTAAGACTTCCGAATGGAGTTTTCGCCCCATACACTCTCATTCCGTCCAACGTCCTATTCTTCGACCGGACGGGACCAACGAAAGCAACGTGGTTCTATGAGCTGCCGCTTCCAGACGGTCGGCGCAATTTCACCAAGACGAAACCGATGACCGATGCTCATCTTGGTGATATTGAGGCATGGTGGGGTGGATCCGAACGTACTAGCCGCGTAGAGAACCGCTACGCCTGGCGGGTCCCTCGCAAAGCGCTCAACGAGCTACTTGACCTAGACGTGCGGAACCCCTATCAGGACGACGCGCAGGTTCACCGCGAGCCAGCCGACATTATTCGGGAACTCATTCAAACCGAGGAAGGAATCCTCGCGCTGCTGAGGAAGGTCCAGGAAGATCTGAGGGGTAGCGACCAGTGA
- a CDS encoding restriction endonuclease subunit S: MKLLNEALSISIDAVSVSPNDRFDIAGVYGFGRGLFTREPIRGSETSYPKLHRLHAGSVVLSRLKAFEGAIAVVPEHLDGWFLSPEFPTFAINHDVADSAYLQHLFRWPGFWELLRGESRGVGARRERVSAQRMLSIRVPLPDSINEQQEIADRLDRLHGARNYSVERTQHAEGLVASLHNSLCEVKAPHVRVGSVMELSRTPVSVDPDQKYSQIGVYSFGKGIIRREPQLGSTLSKLKYYRIPAGALILSNIQAWEKAIALSDESDVERVASQRFLPYVPKRQEDIDTGYMRYYFLSEAGHPLILKSSPGTTARNRTLGIKAFENLMVPLPDKKTQLHISSLLDSAYEIIRRMRQRNQELDALYQAALSEAFGASTAS, translated from the coding sequence GTGAAGCTCCTAAACGAAGCCCTCAGCATTTCTATTGACGCCGTCTCCGTTTCACCAAACGATCGGTTTGATATTGCCGGGGTTTACGGATTCGGTCGAGGGTTGTTTACTCGCGAGCCAATCCGAGGGAGCGAAACCAGCTATCCGAAGTTGCATCGCCTTCACGCAGGCAGCGTCGTGCTCAGCCGCCTCAAGGCATTCGAGGGAGCTATCGCCGTTGTTCCCGAGCACCTTGATGGCTGGTTCCTCTCTCCCGAGTTCCCGACATTTGCAATCAATCACGACGTAGCGGATTCCGCCTACCTTCAACACCTCTTCCGATGGCCAGGATTTTGGGAACTCTTGCGGGGCGAGTCTCGCGGCGTCGGGGCTCGCCGCGAGCGAGTGAGTGCTCAGCGGATGCTCTCGATCAGAGTGCCTCTACCTGATTCAATTAATGAACAGCAGGAAATCGCAGATCGACTTGACCGTCTTCATGGGGCGCGGAACTACAGTGTCGAGAGAACGCAACATGCCGAAGGCTTGGTTGCATCCTTGCATAATAGCCTCTGCGAGGTAAAAGCTCCTCATGTTCGCGTTGGCTCAGTCATGGAACTCTCTCGGACCCCAGTTTCGGTTGACCCAGATCAGAAGTACTCTCAGATTGGCGTTTACTCGTTCGGTAAGGGGATTATCCGTCGAGAACCGCAACTCGGTTCGACACTGAGTAAGCTAAAGTACTATCGGATCCCTGCTGGCGCCTTGATACTTAGCAATATTCAGGCCTGGGAGAAGGCGATCGCACTGTCAGACGAGTCTGACGTCGAGCGCGTTGCTTCGCAGCGTTTCCTGCCCTACGTACCTAAAAGGCAGGAGGATATTGATACCGGCTATATGAGGTACTACTTCCTCAGCGAGGCTGGTCATCCGCTGATCCTTAAGAGCTCCCCTGGCACCACGGCGCGCAATCGCACACTAGGGATCAAGGCTTTTGAGAATCTCATGGTCCCCCTTCCGGATAAAAAGACCCAGCTCCACATCTCGTCTCTGCTCGACAGTGCATATGAGATCATTCGCAGAATGAGGCAGCGCAATCAAGAACTCGATGCTTTGTACCAGGCTGCTCTCAGTGAGGCGTTCGGCGCATCCACAGCAAGCTGA
- the hsdR gene encoding EcoAI/FtnUII family type I restriction enzme subunit R encodes MVDKGRDEATICRDYVLPRLKDESGWLPGQIKEQVPVTAGRIVRAGRSHRRQRPLQADFVLEIAEGVPVAVVEAKREFADPRDGLQQAKAYAEQLDLPVAISTNGHGVAMFNFLTGEETSPEYFPRPDELWGLYLIHQGITDSTVADVLREPFSRMLKHADGTPKEPRYYQRIAIHRTVAACLGGQRDRLLLTMATGTGKTFTAMQIVWKLMQYWEHTGQAGLKRVLYLTDRDSLIEQPMRNEFTPVFGEAVHRIRGEKDTARSIYFATYQALTNVTRADLFKEYGPDFFDLVIVDECHRGSAKEQSSWRAILDHFSPAIQLGLTATPKRAANIDTYKYFGEPLYTYSLKQGIADGYLAPYRVRRVVLSPDAEGVQITAGEVDKYQREIPEGLYETKDFERIISLLKRTDAAAQYLTDYLHDTDRMGKMVIFCVDSDHALDMRQAMTNANKDMSRIHKDYAARIVSKEGDWGKHKLEQFQDPETLAPVVATTSRMLSTGVDIPTLRTVVLFRPVGSVHEFKQIIGRGTRLAEDYDKLSFEIIDFVGATVLFEDAEFDGPAEYEVQDTIDDDGQVVCDPQLVEPETNSSEASPTDEGEDEDQPPATPVPPRKFIMEDTEVEITAEGVWMTEPGSDQLRLVEYRDYAQGVVRKLFPGPDKLRTRWRTAPSRSEIAEALGARGIALDELCERTGLTDADPLDVLMHVAWNEPAISRHERVYRAKRAKGDFFEPLPEEARAVIDELLDRYAVHGAGELEKLEVLKLEPMRRHGSLREIASLFGGPERLRQTWDELQRVLYAA; translated from the coding sequence ATGGTTGACAAGGGGCGGGATGAAGCGACCATTTGCCGGGATTACGTGCTTCCGCGTCTGAAGGACGAGTCGGGGTGGTTGCCTGGCCAGATCAAGGAGCAGGTGCCGGTCACGGCAGGGCGGATCGTGCGGGCTGGCCGGTCTCATCGTCGGCAGCGGCCTCTTCAGGCCGACTTCGTCCTGGAGATCGCCGAGGGCGTCCCGGTAGCAGTCGTCGAAGCCAAGCGCGAGTTCGCTGATCCCCGCGACGGCTTGCAGCAGGCCAAGGCGTACGCCGAGCAGCTCGACTTGCCCGTAGCTATCTCGACTAACGGCCACGGCGTCGCCATGTTCAACTTCCTGACCGGTGAAGAGACGAGCCCCGAGTACTTCCCGCGCCCAGACGAGCTGTGGGGGTTGTACCTGATCCATCAGGGCATCACCGACAGCACCGTTGCAGATGTACTGCGCGAGCCCTTCAGCCGCATGCTGAAGCACGCTGACGGAACCCCGAAGGAACCCCGCTACTACCAACGCATTGCCATCCACCGCACGGTGGCTGCTTGCCTGGGTGGCCAGCGCGACCGTTTGTTGCTCACCATGGCGACCGGCACCGGCAAGACCTTCACGGCGATGCAGATCGTCTGGAAGTTGATGCAGTACTGGGAGCACACCGGGCAGGCTGGCCTCAAGCGTGTCCTCTACTTGACAGACCGCGACAGCCTCATCGAGCAGCCGATGCGGAACGAATTCACGCCCGTCTTCGGCGAAGCGGTCCACCGCATCCGCGGCGAGAAGGACACCGCGCGGAGTATCTACTTCGCTACCTACCAGGCTCTCACCAATGTGACTCGTGCCGACCTGTTTAAGGAGTACGGGCCCGACTTCTTCGATTTGGTCATCGTCGATGAATGCCATCGAGGCAGCGCCAAGGAGCAGTCCAGTTGGCGGGCGATCCTTGACCATTTCAGCCCAGCGATTCAGCTGGGTCTGACCGCCACCCCGAAGCGTGCCGCAAACATCGACACGTACAAGTACTTCGGCGAACCCCTCTACACCTACTCACTCAAGCAGGGTATTGCGGATGGATACCTGGCACCCTACCGAGTACGCCGCGTCGTGCTCAGTCCGGATGCCGAAGGGGTCCAAATCACCGCTGGCGAGGTCGACAAGTATCAGCGGGAAATACCCGAAGGCTTGTATGAGACGAAGGACTTCGAGCGCATCATTTCGCTCCTGAAGCGGACCGACGCGGCGGCTCAGTACCTCACGGACTATCTCCATGACACAGACCGCATGGGGAAGATGGTCATCTTCTGCGTCGACTCGGACCACGCGCTCGATATGAGGCAGGCCATGACCAACGCTAACAAGGACATGTCCCGAATCCATAAGGACTATGCAGCCCGCATTGTGAGTAAGGAGGGTGACTGGGGAAAACACAAGCTCGAGCAGTTCCAAGACCCTGAGACGTTGGCCCCCGTCGTGGCCACCACGTCGCGCATGCTGTCAACGGGCGTCGATATTCCGACCCTCCGCACCGTGGTCCTGTTCCGCCCAGTTGGATCCGTGCATGAGTTCAAGCAGATTATCGGCCGGGGAACGCGGCTGGCTGAGGACTACGACAAGCTGTCCTTCGAGATCATCGACTTCGTCGGCGCGACCGTCCTGTTCGAGGACGCTGAATTCGATGGTCCAGCCGAGTACGAGGTCCAGGACACGATCGACGACGATGGCCAGGTGGTCTGTGATCCACAGTTGGTGGAGCCGGAGACCAACTCATCTGAAGCGTCCCCAACTGACGAGGGCGAGGACGAGGACCAGCCGCCGGCCACTCCTGTACCGCCCCGTAAGTTCATCATGGAAGACACGGAGGTGGAGATCACCGCGGAGGGCGTCTGGATGACGGAACCCGGTAGCGACCAGCTCCGCCTTGTCGAGTACCGCGACTACGCCCAAGGGGTGGTGCGAAAGCTCTTCCCCGGACCCGACAAGCTGCGCACTCGTTGGCGGACGGCTCCCTCGCGCAGTGAAATCGCCGAAGCGCTGGGTGCCCGAGGCATCGCTCTGGACGAGCTGTGCGAGCGGACGGGGTTGACCGATGCAGATCCCCTGGATGTGCTGATGCATGTGGCCTGGAACGAGCCAGCCATCAGCCGCCACGAGCGCGTCTACCGGGCCAAGCGCGCGAAGGGTGACTTCTTCGAGCCGTTGCCTGAGGAAGCTCGGGCTGTCATCGACGAGCTTCTCGATCGGTATGCCGTGCACGGCGCGGGAGAACTGGAGAAGCTGGAGGTCCTGAAGCTGGAGCCGATGCGTCGGCACGGTTCGCTACGAGAGATCGCAAGCCTCTTCGGCGGACCGGAGCGTCTCCGCCAGACGTGGGATGAGCTCCAGAGAGTCCTCTACGCGGCCTGA
- a CDS encoding DUF4231 domain-containing protein: MSDVGDAPESGSQGGEMTSQRYIETRIVQYQEWYDAKATRMKAMHLRMRTVSVVGGALVPVFVNLDLGFARVTATALSVVVVAAISLESVYRYREQWKNYRSTEQLLGHERIYFEAKVGPYRNLGRRDAFSVLVARVEKAIANENSATLNVMTLGGQVDSDVQQHGIPAARQEAEEAT; encoded by the coding sequence ATGTCTGACGTGGGGGACGCGCCCGAATCGGGGTCGCAGGGCGGCGAGATGACGTCGCAGCGGTACATCGAGACCAGGATCGTCCAGTATCAGGAGTGGTACGACGCCAAGGCGACCCGGATGAAGGCGATGCATCTGCGGATGCGGACCGTGTCCGTCGTCGGTGGCGCGCTGGTCCCGGTGTTCGTGAACCTGGACCTGGGGTTCGCGCGGGTCACCGCCACGGCGCTGAGCGTGGTCGTCGTCGCCGCCATCTCGCTGGAGAGCGTGTACCGCTACCGGGAGCAGTGGAAGAACTACCGGTCGACGGAGCAGCTGCTGGGGCACGAACGCATCTACTTCGAGGCCAAGGTCGGGCCGTACCGCAACCTGGGCCGGCGCGACGCGTTCTCCGTCCTCGTCGCCCGCGTCGAGAAGGCCATCGCCAACGAGAACTCCGCCACCCTGAACGTCATGACCCTCGGCGGCCAGGTCGACTCCGATGTGCAGCAGCACGGGATTCCGGCCGCCCGGCAGGAGGCGGAGGAGGCCACGTAG
- a CDS encoding GntR family transcriptional regulator gives MPEQPPYLRIAEELRRRIAEHEWTPGDRLPSRAQIGQECGVGENVVRRAQELLISQGVLEGRAGSGTYVAEPRRRVRMVRSAAREQPDGSPFRADMKAVGRNGGWESRTDAKVPAPAEIAARLGIGEGELCVRTVYEFLADGRPVQLSTSWEPYDLTGGTLVVLPEGGPHAGAGVVNRMAEIGVTVSHAVEQPEPRQATAEEASLLGIQKGALVTRIRRTYYSDEGRPVETADIVVPAALCEIVYEIPVSRRQG, from the coding sequence ATGCCTGAGCAGCCGCCTTACCTCCGCATCGCCGAAGAACTGCGGCGGCGGATCGCGGAGCACGAGTGGACCCCTGGAGACCGGCTGCCCTCGCGGGCCCAGATCGGCCAGGAGTGCGGGGTGGGCGAGAACGTCGTCCGTCGGGCCCAGGAGCTGCTGATCTCCCAAGGAGTACTGGAGGGACGGGCCGGATCCGGGACCTACGTGGCCGAGCCCCGGCGGCGGGTGCGGATGGTGCGGTCCGCGGCGCGCGAGCAGCCGGATGGGTCACCGTTCCGGGCCGACATGAAGGCCGTGGGAAGGAACGGCGGCTGGGAGAGCCGGACCGATGCCAAGGTGCCCGCGCCGGCGGAGATCGCTGCGCGGCTCGGGATCGGTGAGGGCGAGCTGTGCGTCCGGACCGTGTACGAGTTCCTCGCCGACGGACGGCCCGTGCAGCTGTCGACGAGTTGGGAGCCGTACGACCTCACCGGCGGCACACTCGTCGTCCTGCCAGAGGGCGGGCCGCATGCCGGGGCCGGCGTGGTGAACCGTATGGCCGAGATCGGAGTCACGGTCAGCCACGCCGTAGAGCAGCCCGAGCCGCGACAGGCGACCGCCGAGGAGGCATCGCTCCTGGGAATCCAGAAGGGCGCCCTCGTCACCCGGATCCGGCGGACGTACTACAGCGACGAGGGGCGGCCTGTGGAGACGGCTGACATCGTCGTTCCTGCCGCCCTGTGCGAGATCGTCTACGAAATCCCTGTCAGTCGACGGCAGGGCTAG
- a CDS encoding NUDIX hydrolase translates to MLLYMSNGSAGTKSTPLHSVSVAGAVVREDGRLLAIRRADNGTWELPGGVLELTEAPEAGVAREVLEETGIHVEVDELTGVYKNTTRGIVALVFRCKPSGGTERTSNESTAVDWLTPAEVEERMAEVYAIRLLDALDGHGPHVRSHDGRQLIG, encoded by the coding sequence ATGCTCCTGTACATGAGTAACGGGAGCGCGGGAACAAAGTCAACGCCACTCCACTCGGTGTCCGTGGCCGGAGCGGTAGTGCGCGAGGACGGCCGCCTCCTGGCCATCCGCCGAGCGGACAACGGCACGTGGGAACTCCCTGGCGGAGTCCTCGAACTCACCGAGGCCCCGGAAGCAGGCGTAGCCCGCGAGGTCCTAGAGGAGACAGGCATCCACGTAGAGGTGGACGAGCTGACGGGCGTCTACAAGAACACCACCCGCGGCATCGTCGCCCTGGTCTTCCGCTGCAAGCCCTCAGGCGGCACCGAACGAACCTCGAACGAGTCCACTGCGGTCGACTGGCTGACACCGGCCGAGGTCGAGGAGCGCATGGCGGAGGTCTACGCGATTCGGCTCCTTGACGCATTGGATGGGCACGGCCCCCATGTGCGGAGCCATGACGGCCGCCAACTGATCGGATGA
- a CDS encoding FtsK/SpoIIIE domain-containing protein, with protein sequence MTALTVILALVTTVALLLRWQRPAWYWMSFGVVFAVVRILARYASVMDACGLTVPPSRWRLALARMTGRPIPDSRAPRILRLRPTRTGLVLRVKLRPGQDAFDFSAASDRLRHSFVMQNVTAREVRSGVVELRMTGYDVLKRVQMPAAARGGVMRVPVAMREDGEVYYRDYRQTPHALNVGATQSGKSVYQRNLVAALATLDVALVGIDCKQGVELGPLARRFTALADNPDAAADLLDALVEHMEDVYQLIRREQRLSADLPDAEITADIWDLPDHLRPVPIVLLVDEVAELALFATKEEEKRRDRIITSLVRLSQLGRAAGIYLEICGQRFGSELGKGITMLRAQLTGRTAHRVNDETSANMAFGDIAPDAVLATVQIRTDRPGTAIAGDSSGGWVRIRTPHLSLRRAVNIVNSHAHRTPEIPLLDVFRPVLPPLGKAAAPSAVTAPAIV encoded by the coding sequence GTGACCGCCTTAACGGTCATCCTCGCGCTGGTCACCACGGTCGCGCTGCTGCTGCGGTGGCAGCGTCCGGCCTGGTACTGGATGAGCTTCGGTGTCGTCTTCGCGGTGGTGCGGATCCTCGCCCGGTACGCGTCGGTCATGGACGCGTGTGGGCTGACCGTCCCGCCCTCGCGCTGGCGCCTGGCGCTGGCCCGGATGACCGGCCGGCCCATCCCCGACTCGCGGGCGCCCCGGATTCTGCGGCTGCGGCCGACACGTACTGGGCTCGTCCTGCGGGTGAAGCTGCGGCCCGGTCAGGACGCCTTCGACTTCTCCGCTGCCTCGGACCGGCTCCGGCACTCGTTCGTCATGCAGAACGTCACCGCCCGGGAGGTCCGCTCGGGTGTCGTCGAGCTGCGGATGACCGGGTACGACGTCCTCAAGCGGGTTCAGATGCCCGCGGCTGCCCGTGGTGGGGTGATGCGGGTTCCGGTCGCCATGCGGGAGGACGGGGAGGTCTACTACCGCGACTACCGCCAGACCCCGCACGCCCTGAACGTCGGTGCCACCCAGTCCGGGAAGTCCGTCTATCAGCGCAACCTCGTCGCCGCGCTCGCCACGCTGGATGTCGCCCTTGTCGGGATCGACTGCAAGCAGGGAGTCGAACTCGGCCCGCTCGCCCGACGGTTCACCGCCTTGGCCGACAACCCTGATGCCGCCGCCGACCTCCTCGATGCGCTGGTCGAGCACATGGAGGACGTCTACCAGCTGATCCGCCGTGAGCAGAGATTGAGTGCAGACCTGCCGGATGCGGAGATCACCGCCGACATCTGGGACCTGCCCGATCACCTGCGACCGGTCCCGATCGTGCTCCTTGTCGATGAGGTTGCTGAACTCGCTCTCTTCGCCACGAAGGAGGAAGAGAAGCGACGGGACCGGATCATCACCTCCCTCGTCCGGCTCTCCCAGCTCGGCCGCGCCGCCGGCATCTACCTGGAGATCTGCGGGCAGCGCTTCGGCTCCGAGCTCGGCAAGGGCATCACCATGCTTCGCGCCCAGCTCACCGGCCGGACCGCCCACCGCGTCAACGACGAGACCTCCGCCAACATGGCCTTCGGCGACATCGCCCCGGACGCCGTCCTCGCCACGGTCCAGATCCGCACCGACCGACCCGGCACGGCTATCGCCGGCGACTCCTCCGGTGGGTGGGTCCGCATCCGAACTCCCCACCTCTCGCTCCGGCGGGCCGTGAACATCGTGAACTCCCACGCTCACCGCACGCCTGAGATCCCCCTGCTGGACGTCTTCCGGCCCGTCCTTCCGCCTCTGGGCAAGGCTGCGGCACCCTCGGCCGTCACGGCTCCTGCGATCGTCTGA